Proteins co-encoded in one Acidimicrobiales bacterium genomic window:
- a CDS encoding HNH endonuclease signature motif containing protein codes for VLDLGQRTRTPPPAMWDALVARDRCCTEPDCTTPAEWCDAHHIVHWANGGPTSLANLTLLCRRHHTALHNGQLAVTGTAPNLTWHHRANAPPHQADAAA; via the coding sequence AGGTCCTCGACCTCGGCCAGAGAACCCGCACACCCCCACCAGCCATGTGGGACGCGCTCGTCGCCCGAGACCGCTGCTGCACCGAACCCGACTGCACCACACCAGCCGAATGGTGCGACGCCCACCACATCGTCCACTGGGCCAACGGAGGCCCCACCAGCCTCGCCAACCTCACCCTCCTCTGCCGCCGCCACCACACCGCCCTCCACAACGGCCAACTCGCAGTCACCGGCACCGCACCCAACCTCACATGGCACCACCGAGCCAACGCACCACCCCACCAGGCCGATGCAGCAGCGTGA
- a CDS encoding amidohydrolase family protein, with translation MTGLIDVHGHIVLEGSMGTAGWCGPEIGTHDDGTAWFRVGNYQLDGVAYRGSLFIETDLRLAAMDEQGIRVQALSPNPLTYLHFIDAPLAVDFCRAHNDDLAETVRAHPDRFVGLGALPMQDIGAACEELTRIVTDLGLLGGYIGTDFGTDLDDPGLDELYATCVDLDVPLFMHPCQSGIDGPLRDRRLRKWDLDLVLEYSFEEMVATATLVFGGVTRRHPDLDICLSHGGGSTPLAMSKLRKLAERRPASPEWIKEPGAFDEHYRRLWFDCHVTGGREFDFVISQIGTDHLVYGTNFGGWDRGTGADVTNYTDTLNANAARLLRLDRRAPHLLEG, from the coding sequence GTGACCGGCCTGATCGATGTCCACGGCCACATCGTCCTCGAGGGATCCATGGGGACGGCCGGGTGGTGCGGTCCTGAGATCGGCACCCACGACGACGGAACCGCCTGGTTCCGGGTGGGGAACTACCAGCTGGACGGTGTCGCCTACCGGGGATCGTTGTTCATCGAGACCGATCTGCGTCTCGCGGCGATGGACGAGCAGGGGATCCGGGTCCAGGCGCTGTCGCCGAACCCGCTGACCTACCTGCACTTCATCGACGCTCCCCTCGCCGTGGACTTCTGCCGCGCCCACAATGACGACCTCGCCGAGACGGTCCGCGCCCACCCCGACCGCTTCGTCGGACTGGGGGCGCTGCCGATGCAGGACATCGGGGCCGCGTGCGAGGAGCTGACGCGCATCGTGACCGACCTCGGCCTGCTGGGCGGCTACATCGGCACCGACTTCGGCACCGACCTCGACGACCCGGGTCTCGACGAGCTCTACGCCACATGCGTCGACCTCGACGTCCCGCTGTTCATGCATCCATGCCAGTCCGGTATCGACGGTCCGTTGCGGGACCGGCGCCTGCGCAAGTGGGACCTCGATCTCGTGCTCGAGTACTCCTTCGAGGAGATGGTGGCGACGGCCACGCTCGTCTTCGGTGGCGTCACACGGCGCCACCCCGACCTGGACATCTGCCTTTCGCACGGTGGCGGTTCGACACCGCTCGCCATGTCGAAGCTGCGCAAGCTGGCCGAGCGCCGTCCGGCCTCGCCCGAGTGGATCAAGGAACCGGGTGCGTTCGACGAGCACTACCGCCGACTCTGGTTCGACTGCCACGTGACAGGTGGCCGGGAGTTCGACTTCGTGATCTCCCAGATCGGGACCGATCACCTCGTCTACGGAACGAACTTCGGCGGCTGGGACCGCGGAACCGGTGCCGACGTCACCAACTACACGGACACCTTGAACGCGAACGCGGCCCGGCTGTTGCGCCTGGATCGGCGCGCGCCTCACCTTCTGGAGGGCTGA
- a CDS encoding 2,3-butanediol dehydrogenase encodes MKAAVYHGREDVRIEDVPEPEVEPGHVKISVPHNGICGTDLHEFFWGPVFIPTPEAPHPLTGAHLPVVIGHEFGGTVVEVGEGVDDLAVGDLVAVEPIEWCNECPQCLAGHYNLCPKIAFHGVHRHGGGLAEYTVIPRRMAHKAPDGVGPELAALAEPMCVAFHGVVRAQLEPGQTAVVHGAGPIGIGAYLGLRAEGIDDVIVVEPSPTRRAAVEKLGAPVVLDPGADDVAAAIMSHTRGKGADAQLDAAGVPASLNAAIASTAAHGRVITIAVFPEPVQFNPNDILFREVVMTSSMAYKDDYPRVLEHMANGRYPMDGWVTHIAMDDLVNEGIMVLRDQKAMKIMVDIGG; translated from the coding sequence ATGAAGGCAGCCGTCTACCACGGCCGTGAGGACGTGCGGATCGAGGACGTTCCCGAGCCCGAAGTCGAGCCGGGACACGTCAAGATCTCGGTTCCCCACAACGGCATCTGCGGGACGGATCTCCACGAGTTCTTCTGGGGGCCGGTGTTCATTCCGACTCCGGAGGCGCCGCACCCGCTCACGGGCGCGCACCTGCCTGTGGTCATCGGCCACGAGTTCGGCGGCACGGTGGTCGAGGTGGGCGAAGGCGTCGATGACCTCGCGGTCGGCGACCTCGTCGCCGTGGAGCCGATCGAGTGGTGCAACGAGTGTCCGCAGTGCCTCGCCGGCCACTACAACCTCTGCCCCAAGATCGCATTCCACGGTGTGCACCGCCACGGTGGGGGTCTCGCCGAGTACACGGTGATTCCCCGGCGCATGGCGCACAAGGCGCCCGACGGTGTCGGCCCTGAACTTGCCGCGTTGGCCGAACCGATGTGCGTCGCCTTCCACGGAGTGGTGCGCGCCCAGCTCGAGCCGGGCCAGACGGCGGTTGTCCATGGTGCCGGTCCGATCGGGATCGGGGCCTATCTCGGTCTGCGCGCCGAGGGGATCGACGACGTCATCGTGGTGGAGCCGTCGCCGACGCGCCGCGCCGCCGTCGAGAAGCTCGGCGCACCGGTGGTGCTCGACCCGGGCGCGGACGACGTGGCCGCGGCCATCATGTCGCACACCCGCGGCAAGGGCGCCGACGCGCAACTCGACGCCGCCGGGGTACCGGCCAGCCTGAACGCGGCGATCGCGTCCACCGCCGCGCACGGTCGGGTGATCACCATCGCCGTGTTCCCCGAGCCGGTGCAGTTCAACCCGAACGACATCCTGTTCCGCGAGGTCGTCATGACTTCGTCGATGGCCTACAAGGACGATTACCCCCGTGTGCTCGAGCACATGGCCAACGGGCGCTACCCGATGGACGGGTGGGTGACCCACATCGCCATGGACGATCTCGTCAACGAGGGGATCATGGTGCTGCGGGATCAGAAGGCGATGAAGATCATGGTCGACATTGGAGGCTGA
- a CDS encoding enoyl-CoA hydratase/isomerase family protein — translation MTQPQWVPDDLEAVSFEWREPGIAWIRLNRPDAANARNQAMRRELLDLYAGIAADPDVRVVVLGAAGERHFCAGMDLKEAGGPETLAQQKARLSQGRDIDILASLPVPTIAAVNGAAMGGGFEMALACDIRVVADTARIALPEVKIGLVPGGGATQRLPLVVGYARAAEMILLGDMLTGPEIVEAGLARRSVPVGDLDDAVAEVATAIAEKPPAAVRAAKDLLAASQRLPLDAGLGKELDTLLMLLQQRRDDA, via the coding sequence GTGACGCAACCGCAGTGGGTTCCCGACGATCTCGAGGCTGTGTCGTTCGAGTGGCGTGAACCGGGCATCGCCTGGATCCGGCTGAACCGACCCGACGCCGCCAACGCACGCAACCAGGCGATGCGACGCGAACTGCTGGACCTGTACGCGGGCATCGCCGCCGACCCTGATGTGCGGGTGGTCGTGCTTGGCGCTGCGGGGGAGCGGCACTTCTGTGCCGGAATGGACCTCAAGGAGGCCGGCGGACCCGAGACACTTGCTCAACAGAAGGCCCGGCTCTCCCAGGGGCGTGACATCGACATCCTCGCCTCGCTGCCGGTTCCGACGATCGCCGCCGTGAACGGTGCGGCCATGGGCGGCGGGTTCGAGATGGCCCTGGCCTGCGACATCCGCGTGGTTGCGGACACGGCCCGTATCGCACTGCCCGAGGTGAAGATCGGCCTCGTCCCCGGTGGCGGCGCCACGCAACGTCTGCCGCTCGTGGTGGGTTACGCGCGCGCCGCGGAGATGATCCTGCTCGGCGACATGCTGACGGGTCCCGAGATCGTCGAAGCCGGTCTTGCCCGGAGGTCGGTGCCGGTGGGGGACCTCGACGATGCGGTGGCGGAGGTTGCGACGGCGATCGCCGAGAAGCCACCCGCGGCCGTTCGTGCCGCGAAGGACCTGCTCGCAGCGAGCCAGCGACTGCCTCTCGACGCCGGCCTCGGCAAGGAACTCGACACTCTGCTCATGTTGTTGCAGCAACGCCGCGATGACGCGTGA
- a CDS encoding 3-hydroxyacyl-CoA dehydrogenase family protein gives MKVAVIGGGIMGNGIAQISATAGHEVSLVDIDEAALERATGTISHSLSRLLAKERISQADHDGTLERLSTTTDLAAAVSDADVVVEAVTEDLGVKRDIFAEVVAAAPSHALLGTNTSQLSITTIGGELGDDAERLIGMHFFNPPVLMRLVELIAGLRTSQESVDRAVAFAEGLGKETVVCLKDVPGFLTSRVAAILRLEAFRMLEEGLASAADIDKAIKLAFNHPMGPLELGDFNGHDTFLKACTALSASHGDRFRPPPILHNLVSAGLLGRKTGAGLYDYDESGKRIDK, from the coding sequence CATGGGCAACGGCATCGCCCAGATCTCCGCGACCGCCGGACACGAGGTCTCGCTCGTCGACATCGACGAGGCGGCCCTGGAAAGGGCCACCGGCACGATCTCGCACAGCCTCAGCCGCCTCCTCGCCAAGGAGCGCATCAGCCAGGCTGATCACGACGGCACCCTCGAGCGTCTGTCGACGACGACCGACCTCGCTGCGGCTGTGAGTGACGCCGACGTCGTGGTCGAAGCGGTCACCGAGGACCTCGGGGTGAAGCGTGACATCTTCGCCGAGGTCGTCGCCGCTGCGCCGTCGCACGCTCTCCTCGGCACGAACACGAGCCAGCTGTCGATCACCACCATCGGTGGCGAGCTCGGTGACGACGCGGAGCGCCTCATCGGGATGCACTTCTTCAACCCGCCGGTCCTGATGCGTCTCGTGGAGCTGATCGCCGGTCTGCGGACCAGCCAGGAGTCGGTCGACCGGGCGGTCGCCTTCGCCGAGGGCCTCGGCAAGGAGACGGTGGTCTGCCTCAAGGACGTCCCCGGCTTCCTCACGAGCCGCGTCGCCGCCATCTTGCGCCTGGAGGCGTTCCGGATGCTCGAGGAGGGGCTTGCCTCGGCCGCCGACATCGACAAGGCGATCAAGCTCGCCTTCAACCATCCGATGGGTCCGCTCGAACTGGGCGATTTCAACGGCCACGACACCTTCCTGAAGGCATGTACGGCCCTGAGCGCCAGCCACGGCGACCGCTTCCGGCCGCCGCCGATCCTGCACAATCTCGTCTCGGCGGGGCTGCTCGGCCGCAAGACCGGTGCCGGCCTCTACGACTACGACGAGTCAGGCAAGAGGATCGACAAGTGA